A genomic window from Oceanobacillus timonensis includes:
- a CDS encoding ABC transporter ATP-binding protein, with amino-acid sequence MLELVDISKRFKKIEAVKSLNMFMEQGEIVGLLGPNGAGKSTAISILSTLIEPTQGDVRFLKKSVIKKPSPLRKAIGVVPQEIALYSQLSAEENLLFFGRIYRLKGEDLKKRVNEVLEQVGLSEKRKTLVEAFSGGMKRRLNIGVAMLHQPQILIMDEPTVGIDPQSRSYILETVKRLNREQQMTVVYTSHYMEEVDYLCDRIYIMDQGNLIASGTKEEIKQILSSENTISMESDHWNEAFITKLQEHESIHHVYVEDKEIILITPKEVNLFSEIISMTEKYDIALRSLHVKSPTLEDVFLHLTGRALRD; translated from the coding sequence ATGCTGGAATTAGTAGATATTTCAAAGCGTTTTAAAAAAATAGAAGCTGTCAAATCACTAAACATGTTTATGGAACAAGGGGAAATTGTCGGTCTGCTCGGGCCGAATGGAGCGGGGAAATCAACAGCTATTTCCATACTGTCTACGTTGATTGAACCGACACAGGGAGATGTACGTTTTTTAAAAAAATCTGTTATCAAAAAACCGTCTCCTTTAAGAAAAGCAATCGGTGTTGTTCCACAGGAAATTGCGCTTTACTCGCAGTTATCCGCAGAGGAGAATTTACTTTTCTTTGGCAGGATTTACCGTTTGAAGGGGGAAGATTTAAAAAAACGTGTTAATGAAGTGTTAGAGCAAGTAGGGCTTTCTGAAAAACGGAAAACGCTAGTAGAAGCATTCTCAGGTGGTATGAAAAGACGATTGAATATTGGTGTAGCCATGCTGCATCAGCCACAAATACTGATTATGGATGAACCGACTGTCGGTATTGACCCGCAATCAAGAAGTTATATTTTGGAGACCGTCAAGCGCCTGAATAGAGAGCAGCAGATGACGGTAGTTTACACAAGTCACTACATGGAAGAAGTCGATTATTTGTGTGATCGGATTTATATTATGGATCAGGGGAATTTAATCGCTTCCGGGACCAAAGAGGAAATTAAGCAGATTCTTTCCTCGGAAAATACAATTTCGATGGAGTCTGACCATTGGAATGAGGCATTTATAACTAAGTTACAGGAACATGAATCAATTCATCATGTTTATGTGGAAGATAAAGAAATCATCCTTATTACACCGAAAGAAGTTAATCTGTTTTCTGAAATTATTTCAATGACGGAGAAATATGATATTGCATTACGTTCGCTGCATGTTAAATCGCCGACACTGGAAGATGTATTCCTGCACTTAACCGGAAGAGCATTACGCGATTAG
- the argJ gene encoding bifunctional ornithine acetyltransferase/N-acetylglutamate synthase yields the protein MEHTLSKAFKIVENAHIDQPKGFTAGGIHAGLRKSKLDFGWIYSEVPANAAGIYTMNTFQAAPLEITKEALKDSDQLQAVVVNSANANSYTGEQGYQDAVQMQQLTAGKIGVDPSLVAVASTGVIGEMMPMHLIKEAITRIGESEAADDFEHAILTTDTKTKHIAVEVEIDGKTVTIAGAAKGSGMIHPNMATMLSFMTTDAKVDTASLQQGLKQTADQSFNRITVDGDCSTNDMVLILANGMQDNETLHPEHHEWEQFMQAWQYVSRELAKMIAKDGEGATKLVEVQVEGAASEQDAAGLAKAVIGSSLVKTAIYGEDANWGRIISALGTCGIPFDKNGLSLSIGPEQIIREGQLLSFHEPNCVEELVKDTVHLFISLKEGSEKATVWGCDLTYDYVQINASYRT from the coding sequence ATGGAACATACATTATCGAAGGCATTTAAAATAGTGGAAAATGCACATATTGATCAACCAAAAGGGTTTACAGCAGGAGGTATACACGCTGGTCTGCGTAAATCCAAGCTTGACTTCGGCTGGATTTATTCCGAAGTTCCGGCAAATGCAGCAGGTATTTATACGATGAATACGTTCCAGGCTGCTCCGCTTGAAATTACAAAAGAAGCATTAAAAGATTCCGATCAGCTGCAAGCAGTGGTGGTGAATTCAGCAAATGCAAACTCATATACCGGAGAACAAGGTTACCAGGATGCAGTGCAAATGCAGCAGTTGACTGCGGGGAAAATAGGGGTTGATCCTTCCTTGGTTGCAGTTGCTTCGACCGGTGTTATTGGCGAGATGATGCCGATGCATTTGATTAAAGAAGCAATCACACGGATTGGTGAAAGTGAAGCAGCAGATGATTTCGAACATGCGATTTTAACTACGGATACCAAAACAAAACATATTGCCGTGGAAGTGGAAATAGACGGAAAAACTGTCACCATCGCCGGTGCTGCGAAGGGATCCGGAATGATTCATCCCAATATGGCAACGATGCTGTCCTTTATGACAACGGATGCGAAGGTCGATACTGCCAGCCTGCAACAAGGGTTAAAGCAAACGGCCGATCAGTCATTTAATCGTATTACTGTAGATGGCGATTGCAGTACCAATGATATGGTGCTGATATTAGCCAATGGCATGCAAGATAATGAAACGCTTCATCCTGAGCATCACGAATGGGAGCAATTTATGCAAGCATGGCAATATGTCAGCCGTGAACTTGCAAAAATGATTGCCAAGGATGGAGAAGGAGCGACCAAATTGGTTGAAGTACAGGTGGAAGGAGCTGCCTCCGAGCAGGATGCAGCCGGGCTGGCGAAAGCGGTGATCGGTTCCAGTCTGGTAAAAACAGCTATTTATGGAGAAGATGCCAATTGGGGAAGAATTATCAGTGCATTAGGAACATGCGGTATTCCTTTTGATAAAAACGGCTTATCCCTATCTATCGGACCGGAACAGATTATCCGGGAAGGACAATTACTTTCCTTCCATGAACCAAATTGTGTCGAAGAATTAGTCAAAGATACAGTCCATCTCTTTATCAGCCTGAAAGAAGGTTCGGAAAAAGCAACCGTATGGGGCTGTGATTTAACCTATGATTATGTACAAATCAATGCATCCTATCGAACGTGA
- a CDS encoding ABC transporter permease, protein MKAILLARIREFIRNPSTFLLFTGMSILFAWVISSMNVGGGGGGLPVPVYAEEGAGEYQRSLEEQEAFQFYTVDKKTLEAELREGEADTGVILSADQFAILVGVESPNAGLIQQTVQEVYTTDIQQDVIKEAADAEGMEADQVVSSYQETVSEGTFDLSVSSFAGEESWEYDDDVHRVGGFALFFAIYTIAYGVVKILTEKRLGVWDRMILSPVKKSEMYIANLLYSFIEGYLQILIIFIVFYFWRGITFNGRMIDILLMLIPYALAIVAMSILITALVKNVEQFNAAISIIAVSIAMIGGAFWPLEIVSNPVLLFLANLNPIKYGLDIIQGAAVYGYSFTELLQPISILTLMTVLFTGLGIHLMERRHI, encoded by the coding sequence ATGAAAGCGATACTCTTAGCACGAATACGTGAATTTATACGTAATCCATCTACTTTTCTCCTTTTTACAGGCATGTCTATTTTATTTGCCTGGGTGATTTCTTCGATGAATGTTGGCGGCGGGGGTGGAGGTCTTCCGGTGCCGGTATATGCAGAAGAAGGAGCTGGTGAATATCAGCGTTCTCTTGAAGAACAGGAAGCTTTTCAGTTTTACACAGTGGATAAAAAAACATTAGAAGCGGAATTAAGAGAAGGAGAAGCCGATACGGGTGTTATCTTATCCGCCGATCAATTTGCTATTTTAGTAGGCGTAGAATCTCCGAATGCGGGTTTGATTCAACAAACGGTGCAGGAAGTATATACAACAGATATCCAGCAGGATGTCATCAAAGAGGCAGCAGACGCAGAAGGCATGGAGGCAGATCAAGTGGTTTCTTCTTACCAGGAAACGGTATCTGAAGGGACATTCGATTTGTCGGTAAGCAGTTTTGCGGGAGAGGAATCCTGGGAGTATGATGATGATGTACATCGTGTTGGCGGGTTTGCTCTATTTTTCGCGATTTATACAATCGCTTATGGCGTTGTGAAAATCCTGACAGAGAAGCGCCTGGGCGTCTGGGACCGGATGATTTTATCCCCTGTTAAGAAATCAGAAATGTATATTGCCAACTTGCTGTACAGTTTTATAGAGGGGTATCTGCAAATTTTGATTATCTTCATTGTCTTCTATTTTTGGAGGGGAATCACATTTAATGGCCGAATGATTGACATTTTACTGATGTTGATTCCGTATGCGTTAGCTATTGTGGCGATGTCTATTTTGATTACAGCGCTTGTTAAAAATGTCGAGCAGTTTAACGCAGCTATCAGCATTATTGCAGTCAGCATAGCCATGATTGGCGGAGCCTTTTGGCCGTTAGAAATTGTCAGCAATCCTGTTCTGTTATTTTTAGCGAATTTGAATCCAATCAAATATGGCTTGGATATTATTCAAGGAGCAGCGGTATATGGCTATTCCTTTACAGAACTCCTGCAGCCAATCAGTATATTGACATTGATGACAGTCTTATTTACCGGACTCGGTATTCATTTAATGGAAAGACGTCATATTTAA
- a CDS encoding ABC transporter permease: protein MLFQFVKKQLLLLWRNPVQIFLLLGLPIILIVILSFALAGFMEDSNPQLELKVAWLEHEEEAEQVNQFIDDMEALGAPAEAFDDREDLGMISMLREDIFQGEDLREMIELDIIQEDEKAEVLADSSYSGLIEVPAHFTYDMLQVISGQSGEKPELMLHVNQEDGIYSSVLSQILEQFDESLTTQAFLQENGLAIDIAEMQAATSVGEQKQMEQLDSISSRDYYTVAMAVFNALYVASTIGLLATRERQDQIFDRMIVGNISRWMYFSSILTAGTVIALIQLLFLFCFSYFVFQVTFNDMLAFLITTASYAIAVGGITVFVTAISYRFKTDAIVGFFAGIVTSVLAFIGGSFFPIGELSETMARLGNLTPNGSGLTAYIQLLRGSGLEDVMSYLIYMIAFGAVMIVVAAMSFPKRGSTR, encoded by the coding sequence ATGTTATTTCAATTCGTTAAAAAACAATTGCTCCTGCTTTGGCGTAATCCTGTTCAAATCTTTTTACTCTTGGGACTGCCAATCATCTTGATAGTTATTTTAAGTTTTGCGCTGGCAGGTTTTATGGAAGACAGCAATCCGCAGCTGGAATTAAAAGTAGCCTGGCTGGAACATGAAGAGGAAGCAGAGCAGGTCAATCAATTTATAGATGATATGGAAGCGCTTGGTGCACCAGCAGAGGCTTTTGATGATAGGGAAGACTTGGGTATGATATCGATGCTGCGAGAGGATATTTTTCAAGGGGAAGATTTGCGGGAAATGATTGAATTGGACATTATACAAGAAGATGAAAAAGCAGAAGTGCTGGCGGACAGTTCCTATTCTGGTTTAATCGAAGTACCGGCTCATTTCACTTATGATATGTTGCAGGTTATCTCAGGACAAAGCGGTGAGAAGCCGGAATTAATGTTACATGTCAATCAGGAAGACGGGATTTATTCCTCTGTCTTATCACAAATTTTGGAGCAGTTTGATGAAAGCCTGACAACACAAGCCTTTCTTCAGGAAAATGGTTTAGCTATAGATATAGCGGAAATGCAGGCCGCAACCAGTGTCGGGGAGCAAAAGCAAATGGAACAGCTGGATTCGATTTCCTCCCGTGATTATTATACGGTAGCGATGGCGGTTTTTAATGCATTATACGTTGCCTCAACCATTGGTTTATTGGCAACCAGAGAAAGACAGGATCAGATATTCGACCGTATGATTGTTGGAAATATTTCCAGATGGATGTATTTTTCTAGTATTTTAACGGCAGGAACAGTGATTGCTCTTATTCAGCTATTGTTTCTATTTTGCTTTTCTTATTTCGTTTTTCAAGTCACTTTTAATGACATGTTGGCATTCTTGATTACGACGGCCTCTTATGCAATTGCTGTCGGGGGAATCACGGTCTTTGTTACAGCCATCAGTTATCGTTTTAAAACAGATGCCATTGTTGGATTTTTTGCAGGGATTGTCACTTCTGTTTTAGCATTTATCGGGGGAAGCTTTTTCCCGATTGGCGAATTATCGGAAACCATGGCGCGCTTAGGTAATTTAACTCCAAACGGATCTGGTTTGACTGCCTATATCCAATTGCTCCGGGGAAGCGGACTGGAGGATGTCATGTCTTATCTCATTTATATGATTGCTTTTGGGGCTGTCATGATTGTTGTTGCTGCTATGAGCTTTCCAAAAAGGGGGTCTACACGATGA
- a CDS encoding MarR family winged helix-turn-helix transcriptional regulator encodes MLEKRMNGIFHTLDQINYALLHHYDEVLEHKLTPKQSLIIEHVQQHNTLTVSELAEKMNVSASAVSQLLSKLEKEHYIERSINPDSRREIVVTLGLKGKELYELYAKVDEQIVSTYYAKLDDEVISQLEQAVNKIYKVILEEQMKAKGE; translated from the coding sequence ATGCTAGAAAAGCGAATGAATGGGATTTTTCATACATTAGATCAGATAAACTACGCATTGTTACATCACTACGATGAAGTACTTGAACATAAATTAACACCGAAGCAGTCCTTAATTATTGAGCATGTCCAGCAGCATAATACATTAACAGTCAGTGAATTGGCTGAAAAGATGAATGTGAGTGCAAGTGCAGTTAGCCAGTTGTTAAGTAAATTAGAGAAAGAGCATTATATCGAGCGGTCCATTAATCCTGACTCAAGACGTGAAATCGTGGTAACACTTGGCTTAAAAGGTAAAGAACTTTATGAATTATATGCAAAAGTAGATGAGCAAATTGTGTCAACATACTATGCTAAGCTAGATGACGAAGTAATTAGTCAATTAGAACAGGCAGTGAACAAGATTTATAAGGTCATTTTGGAAGAACAAATGAAAGCAAAAGGAGAGTAG
- a CDS encoding cytochrome c oxidase assembly protein: MIAIFLDEFHFSTLWNGGIFLFCAFIIIGYFFMIPSRGKSGILHPISFLLGMVVLFLAAGSPLNIIGRLTLQAHMYQIVGLLFIAAPLLVIGWRPKSWISQKISWIEKTLTFLRKPATAIILLTVFFYGYHTPLMFDIARVELYWNHFFMLGLFMAALNFWSAFFYYWLENRIRWYAMAIQISAFLPYCFYGLLSSTGIYRTYKDPAVFLESLRVCIPVDLQMPDEFYVGFLPFDPVYEQQMGILIFLFSIALISVITLVWSQRQFKNKIT; the protein is encoded by the coding sequence ATGATTGCAATATTTTTAGATGAATTTCATTTTTCAACACTATGGAATGGTGGAATCTTTTTATTTTGTGCATTTATTATTATTGGTTATTTTTTTATGATTCCTTCCCGGGGGAAGAGCGGTATACTGCATCCTATTTCTTTCCTCCTTGGCATGGTGGTTCTCTTTTTGGCGGCGGGAAGTCCGTTAAATATTATTGGCAGACTGACATTGCAAGCACATATGTATCAAATTGTCGGTTTATTATTTATTGCAGCACCCCTGCTCGTCATTGGCTGGCGGCCAAAATCCTGGATCAGCCAAAAAATTAGCTGGATAGAAAAGACGCTGACTTTTCTCCGGAAACCGGCAACAGCTATTATTTTGTTAACCGTCTTTTTTTACGGATATCATACACCATTGATGTTTGATATTGCCCGTGTTGAGTTATATTGGAATCATTTCTTTATGCTGGGGCTGTTTATGGCAGCGTTGAATTTCTGGTCTGCATTTTTCTATTATTGGCTGGAAAATCGGATCCGATGGTACGCCATGGCCATTCAAATTTCTGCTTTTTTACCATATTGCTTTTATGGACTTCTATCAAGTACAGGAATTTACCGGACTTATAAGGATCCTGCTGTCTTTTTGGAATCTTTAAGAGTCTGTATCCCGGTTGATTTACAGATGCCGGATGAGTTTTATGTCGGTTTCCTGCCTTTTGATCCGGTTTATGAACAGCAGATGGGGATTTTGATTTTCCTTTTCAGTATCGCTTTGATTTCCGTTATTACGCTGGTCTGGTCACAAAGGCAGTTTAAAAATAAAATAACATAA
- the argB gene encoding acetylglutamate kinase has product MTKVVFKVGGSILKELPKSFYELLIDLKEKKICEPVIVHGGGPEINQALEQMNIESTFVDGLRVTTEEVLEVAQMVMSGTINKRIVGLFQNQNGKAIGLSGVDGKLLQARPILNGKLGFVGEVTKVETSWIDMILKSGGIPVISPIASGEGDTRLNINGDTAAGAVAEALGCKLVLISNIPGVMETINQKEILHHHLTRTDAEALIDSGVIYGGMIPKVRSALASLQGGVEESVILNGLEPNDILKYLDGEKVGTILKEKEFEHV; this is encoded by the coding sequence ATGACAAAAGTAGTGTTTAAGGTAGGCGGAAGTATTTTGAAGGAACTCCCAAAATCCTTTTATGAGCTGCTGATTGACTTGAAAGAAAAAAAGATTTGTGAACCTGTGATTGTTCATGGCGGCGGACCGGAAATTAATCAGGCGCTGGAACAGATGAATATTGAAAGTACCTTTGTCGATGGATTGCGTGTTACCACGGAAGAAGTGTTAGAAGTTGCTCAAATGGTGATGAGCGGAACCATTAATAAGCGTATTGTCGGTCTATTTCAAAATCAAAACGGGAAAGCAATTGGATTAAGCGGAGTGGATGGCAAGCTGTTGCAGGCAAGGCCGATTTTAAACGGGAAGCTGGGCTTTGTCGGAGAGGTTACTAAAGTAGAAACATCCTGGATTGATATGATTCTGAAATCGGGAGGTATTCCAGTAATTTCGCCGATAGCATCCGGAGAAGGGGACACCCGCTTAAATATTAATGGCGACACAGCTGCCGGAGCTGTGGCTGAAGCGTTGGGATGTAAACTCGTTCTCATCAGTAATATTCCCGGCGTGATGGAAACAATTAATCAAAAAGAAATCCTCCATCATCATTTGACGCGAACAGATGCAGAAGCACTGATTGATTCCGGTGTCATTTATGGCGGTATGATTCCAAAAGTACGCTCTGCATTGGCAAGTTTACAAGGCGGTGTAGAGGAATCCGTTATTTTAAACGGTTTGGAGCCGAATGATATATTGAAATATTTAGACGGAGAAAAAGTAGGAACTATTTTAAAGGAAAAGGAGTTTGAGCATGTCTGA
- a CDS encoding aspartate aminotransferase family protein encodes MSDLNTATTSSALMKTYQRLPLTILKGKGSYVWDDQDVKYLDYTAGIATCSLGHVPDQVQAKLVEQLDDLWHVSNLYQIPQQEALAEKIVSVSCFDQVFFCNSGAEANEAAIKLAKKYAKDHQKPERTEIVTFSNSFHGRTGSTMAATAQTKIHNGFTPITPGFTYLPFNQMAAIEQIDTEKTAGVLLELVQGEGGVHPADAAWVKALYTYCKEADILFMVDEIQTGIGRTGSLFAYEQYDIEPDAITLAKGLGSGFPIGALAAKDKAADSFSPGTHGSTFGGNPLAATAGLATLDHIADTAFLQDVQEKSVLLTDALNELVENNTLVTEIRGKGFLIGMEVTNKAAVWVEKLREKQILVLTAGEHVVRILPPLTTDKEELFTFIGVITAIAANLEKKGE; translated from the coding sequence ATGTCTGATTTAAATACTGCAACGACATCATCAGCATTAATGAAAACTTACCAGCGTCTGCCGCTTACCATATTGAAAGGAAAAGGAAGTTATGTATGGGATGATCAGGACGTAAAATATCTTGACTATACAGCTGGAATTGCAACATGCAGCTTGGGGCATGTGCCCGACCAGGTACAGGCAAAATTAGTAGAACAACTAGATGATTTATGGCATGTTTCTAATTTATATCAGATTCCGCAGCAAGAAGCATTAGCTGAAAAGATCGTTTCTGTAAGCTGTTTTGATCAGGTGTTTTTCTGTAATAGTGGAGCGGAAGCAAATGAAGCGGCGATTAAATTGGCCAAAAAATATGCTAAAGATCATCAAAAGCCGGAAAGAACGGAAATTGTTACTTTTTCCAATTCGTTTCATGGAAGAACAGGATCTACGATGGCGGCAACAGCACAAACAAAAATTCATAACGGTTTTACGCCGATAACTCCTGGTTTTACTTATCTGCCATTTAATCAGATGGCAGCTATCGAACAGATAGATACAGAAAAAACAGCAGGTGTATTATTGGAACTTGTACAGGGAGAAGGGGGCGTTCACCCGGCAGACGCAGCATGGGTTAAAGCGCTATATACTTATTGTAAGGAAGCAGATATTTTATTTATGGTCGATGAGATTCAGACGGGAATCGGCAGGACCGGCTCTCTCTTTGCGTATGAGCAATATGATATCGAACCGGATGCCATAACATTGGCTAAAGGGTTAGGCTCCGGTTTTCCGATTGGCGCGTTAGCAGCAAAAGACAAAGCTGCAGACAGTTTTTCACCAGGAACTCATGGCAGTACCTTTGGCGGAAATCCGTTGGCAGCAACTGCAGGACTGGCTACATTGGATCACATTGCAGATACAGCCTTTTTACAAGATGTTCAGGAAAAAAGTGTACTGCTGACAGACGCATTAAATGAGCTGGTTGAAAACAATACATTGGTTACAGAAATAAGAGGCAAAGGATTTTTGATCGGGATGGAAGTAACCAATAAAGCGGCTGTCTGGGTTGAAAAATTAAGAGAAAAGCAGATTCTGGTCTTAACAGCAGGAGAGCATGTTGTACGTATTCTGCCTCCATTAACAACAGATAAAGAGGAGTTATTCACTTTTATTGGTGTGATAACAGCTATCGCAGCAAATTTAGAGAAGAAGGGAGAATAA
- a CDS encoding CPBP family intramembrane glutamic endopeptidase, whose product MNWIYLAIVLSICIPGIYFMYQSEKIHIKEDDVTDGQRLIAHGLTALIFSAMGAYFVPKIHVVQQIEISQILLYGLGLGVICSLSHLLFYYMYLVPRLTKTDYMEIETHYVNTGILSRVFYGGVIEEVMFRWGLLSLFIWLFQLMSIGDCLSTLFAISISCILFAFVHLPSIKLVVSQPKPLLYVYTIVANIWVGIFAGVAFIQGGLLAAIIVHMLFHLIWWPIQKRKYVKLHSK is encoded by the coding sequence ATGAATTGGATTTATTTAGCCATTGTGCTTTCCATTTGTATACCAGGCATTTATTTTATGTATCAGTCGGAAAAAATACATATAAAAGAGGATGATGTGACAGATGGGCAACGATTAATTGCACATGGCTTAACAGCACTTATATTTTCAGCGATGGGTGCTTATTTTGTCCCTAAGATTCATGTTGTTCAACAAATAGAAATTAGTCAAATTTTATTATATGGTTTAGGTCTAGGTGTTATCTGTTCTCTTAGCCATTTGTTGTTTTATTATATGTATTTAGTGCCAAGATTGACAAAAACAGATTATATGGAAATTGAAACGCATTATGTAAATACAGGTATTTTAAGTCGTGTATTTTATGGTGGAGTTATAGAAGAAGTTATGTTTCGATGGGGCTTACTTAGCTTATTTATTTGGTTGTTTCAATTAATGAGTATAGGGGATTGTCTTAGTACATTATTTGCAATTTCCATTTCATGTATCTTATTTGCCTTTGTTCATTTACCGTCTATTAAACTTGTTGTCTCACAACCAAAACCTCTTCTGTATGTGTATACGATTGTTGCTAACATTTGGGTTGGTATTTTCGCTGGGGTAGCCTTCATTCAAGGAGGGTTACTAGCAGCTATAATTGTCCACATGCTTTTTCATTTAATATGGTGGCCAATTCAAAAGCGTAAATATGTTAAGTTACATAGTAAATAA
- the argC gene encoding N-acetyl-gamma-glutamyl-phosphate reductase, protein MKKAAIIGGTGYGAIELIRLLQAHTEIKITKIISQSQAGEDLAATYPHLTGMITTEMESLDIEELEKEIDILFLATPAGVAKNIIPSFQDTSVQCIDLSGDFRLSQEEYSEWYGKEPADAAVLEKAVFGLSDIFTEDIKTASIISNPGCFPTAALSALIPLIDGDKIQTEGIRIDAKTGISGAGKGLSEKAHFSSANENVVPYKIGQHQHIPEIERYASRFTDKDVKVSFTTHLIPMTRGLLCTVYADMKQEETTASILEYLQTYYREKAFVRILPEGQFPATKGVTGSNYCDIGVHVDERTNSIVIASAIDNLVKGAAGQAIHNANLMNGWEETMGLEFIPIFP, encoded by the coding sequence TTGAAGAAAGCAGCAATTATTGGCGGAACAGGATATGGGGCAATTGAACTTATCCGGCTTCTCCAAGCACATACAGAAATAAAGATTACAAAAATTATATCCCAATCACAGGCGGGAGAGGATTTAGCAGCAACTTATCCGCATCTGACCGGTATGATCACAACGGAAATGGAATCGCTAGATATCGAGGAGTTAGAAAAAGAGATTGATATATTATTTCTGGCAACCCCGGCCGGTGTCGCTAAAAATATCATTCCTTCTTTTCAAGATACTTCTGTTCAGTGCATCGATTTATCCGGTGACTTTCGGCTTTCGCAGGAGGAATATAGTGAATGGTACGGTAAAGAGCCTGCTGATGCCGCTGTTTTAGAAAAGGCCGTGTTTGGACTCAGTGATATTTTTACAGAGGACATTAAAACAGCGTCGATTATTTCCAATCCAGGCTGTTTTCCGACCGCTGCTTTATCTGCATTAATTCCTCTTATTGACGGAGATAAAATTCAGACAGAAGGTATTCGTATTGATGCAAAAACGGGGATTTCTGGAGCGGGGAAAGGGTTAAGTGAAAAAGCTCATTTCTCTTCCGCAAATGAAAATGTGGTTCCTTATAAAATTGGACAGCATCAGCATATTCCGGAGATAGAGCGTTATGCGTCCAGGTTCACGGATAAAGACGTGAAGGTATCTTTTACAACACATCTCATTCCGATGACCAGAGGTTTACTGTGTACGGTGTATGCAGATATGAAACAAGAAGAAACAACCGCTTCTATTTTAGAATATTTGCAGACTTATTACCGGGAAAAAGCCTTTGTTCGTATTTTACCAGAAGGACAGTTTCCGGCGACAAAAGGAGTAACAGGCAGTAATTACTGTGATATCGGGGTACATGTAGATGAACGGACGAACAGCATTGTTATTGCATCAGCGATTGATAATTTAGTAAAAGGAGCAGCTGGGCAGGCAATTCATAATGCCAATCTGATGAACGGCTGGGAAGAAACAATGGGATTAGAATTTATTCCGATATTTCCATAA
- a CDS encoding alpha/beta hydrolase: protein MKKRKKWIWIISGVVVILLIINFAAAIFFYNLAIERNVKDFLNDNDDLEVEAETMDVLLDGDWRDWSDEQPFETWHQTSYDGLDLQGYYLEAEQPTNKVVIFAHGYLGRGKDMALYGQHYYEDLGYNIFTADMRGHGESEGDYIGFGWHDRLDLLDWVDKIIERVGEDAEIVLHGVSMGGSSVLMASGEELPPNVKAVVADASYTDVNELFSYQIDRMFHLPSFPFIPSTSLVTQIRAGYGLKEASALDQVAKAEVPILYIHGKEDVFVPTEMTKELYENTNSEKELLLVDEASHGESFVKDEELYKETLDGFLERFVK, encoded by the coding sequence GTGAAGAAAAGGAAAAAATGGATTTGGATTATTTCCGGAGTAGTGGTGATACTCCTTATTATAAACTTTGCAGCAGCGATTTTCTTTTATAATCTCGCTATTGAACGTAATGTAAAAGATTTTTTAAACGATAACGATGATTTGGAAGTGGAAGCAGAAACCATGGACGTATTATTAGATGGCGATTGGCGCGACTGGTCGGATGAACAGCCATTTGAAACATGGCATCAGACTTCTTATGACGGACTTGATTTACAAGGATATTATCTGGAAGCGGAACAGCCTACGAATAAAGTGGTTATCTTTGCTCATGGTTATTTGGGGCGCGGAAAAGATATGGCTTTATATGGGCAGCATTATTATGAGGATTTAGGGTATAACATTTTTACGGCAGATATGCGCGGACATGGAGAGAGTGAGGGGGATTATATCGGTTTTGGCTGGCATGATCGTTTAGATTTGCTCGATTGGGTGGATAAAATCATTGAACGTGTTGGTGAGGATGCTGAAATCGTGTTGCATGGGGTTTCCATGGGAGGATCCTCTGTTTTAATGGCGAGCGGGGAGGAATTACCGCCAAATGTAAAAGCTGTTGTAGCAGATGCATCCTATACAGATGTGAATGAATTGTTTTCTTATCAAATTGACCGGATGTTCCATTTGCCTTCTTTTCCGTTTATTCCGTCTACGAGTCTGGTTACGCAGATTCGTGCCGGCTACGGGCTGAAGGAAGCCTCTGCTTTAGATCAAGTTGCTAAAGCAGAAGTACCTATATTATATATTCATGGAAAAGAGGATGTCTTTGTACCAACAGAAATGACAAAGGAACTCTATGAAAATACCAACAGCGAAAAAGAGCTGCTGCTTGTAGATGAAGCAAGTCATGGAGAATCGTTTGTGAAGGATGAGGAATTATATAAGGAAACATTGGATGGTTTTCTGGAACGATTTGTGAAGTAA